The segment GCTTGTACCGCTTCCGATTGTTTTTTCATTGAATTCATTATTTTGACAACCAGAAAGACAGCGAAGGCAATGATAATAAAATCGATGCCGGTTTGAATGAAGTTGCCGTAATTGAGCGTTACTGGTTCAGCAATCATTTTTCCTGCGGCATCGTATTCAGCCGATTTCAAAATCCATTTCAGTGCGGTGAAATTGAGTCCGCCGATAGCTAGGCCGATCGGGGGCAGCATGATGTCCCCAACGAGTGACGATACGATTTTACCAAACGCGCTGCCGATGATGATACCGACCGCAAGATCCACTACATTACCTCTGGACGCAAATTCTTTGAATTCTTTCAGGATTTTCATACGTTCCTCCTCAGGTCTTTAGAAAACGTTGAATAATACCGAGCATTATTTAACAAACCATCCGTAATTTGTTGGCGAAACAGTGAAAATTACTTCAAACATCATTTAAGAAGCAAATAATTTGTTTTTGATCCGGCTTTTTTTTATCATGCCGCGTTAAAAAAAAGGAGCCGTATGACTCAGCATGAAGCATGGATGACCTTTGCTTACAAAGAAGCTGAAAAAGCGTACGAAAAAAATGAAATTCCCGTTGGAGCCGTGATTGTATTTGAAAACCGGATTGTCGGGCGCGGGCATAACCAGATCGAAATGCTGCAGGATCCGACAGCCCATGCCGAGATGATTGCGATCACGTCAGCCGTAGCAACGATTGGCAGCAAATGGCTGACCGGTGCG is part of the bacterium genome and harbors:
- the mscL gene encoding large-conductance mechanosensitive channel protein MscL, yielding MLKEFKEFASRGNVVDLAVGIIIGSAFGKIVSSLVGDIMLPPIGLAIGGLNFTALKWILKSAEYDAAGKMIAEPVTLNYGNFIQTGIDFIIIAFAVFLVVKIMNSMKKQSEAVQAPPKQELLLAEIRDLLKK